The Aureitalea marina genome includes a window with the following:
- the ubiE gene encoding bifunctional demethylmenaquinone methyltransferase/2-methoxy-6-polyprenyl-1,4-benzoquinol methylase UbiE: protein MVVNVKPYKDSELNKKKQVEQMFDTISGRYDGLNRVISLGTDVKWRKKVIAMIAKENPTNVLDIATGTGDLAVSFATKTEIPEIVGLDISEGMLSEARKKSIGQSWSDRVQFVRGDGESLPFENNHFHAATVSFGIRNFENLEQGLSEILRVIQPGGQLVILETSVPTKFPWKQGYNVYTKAILPLIGRIFARDKVAYSYLSESASVFPHGEALNNILRKIGFKEVINLPQTFGSATIYSATK, encoded by the coding sequence ATGGTTGTGAACGTTAAACCTTACAAAGACTCCGAGCTAAATAAGAAGAAACAGGTCGAACAAATGTTCGATACCATTTCTGGTCGCTATGATGGGCTAAATCGAGTTATTTCACTGGGTACCGATGTCAAGTGGAGAAAGAAAGTGATTGCGATGATCGCTAAGGAAAACCCCACTAATGTGCTCGATATTGCTACAGGAACCGGAGACCTGGCGGTAAGCTTTGCCACTAAAACTGAAATCCCGGAGATCGTTGGCCTGGATATCTCGGAAGGGATGCTTAGCGAAGCACGTAAGAAGAGCATAGGTCAATCTTGGAGCGATCGGGTTCAATTTGTGCGTGGTGACGGCGAATCCTTGCCATTTGAGAACAATCATTTCCACGCGGCTACCGTGTCCTTCGGGATACGAAATTTTGAAAATCTGGAACAGGGTCTTTCAGAAATTTTAAGGGTTATCCAGCCAGGTGGACAATTAGTGATACTGGAAACCTCCGTCCCAACCAAATTCCCATGGAAACAAGGCTACAATGTTTATACCAAGGCGATCCTGCCATTGATCGGTCGGATCTTTGCACGGGATAAAGTGGCCTATAGCTACCTCAGCGAAAGTGCATCCGTTTTTCCTCACGGAGAAGCACTCAACAATATTTTGAGGAAAATCGGGTTTAAAGAGGTGATCAATTTGCCCCAGACCTTTGGTTCGGCAACAATTTATTCGGCTACCAAGTAA